The genomic interval TCATCGCAGCGATCAAACGGCACGCGCAGATGCTGAGTCGGAGGAAAGCGCCCGATTCAGCGAAACAATAAAAATGCTTGCAGGAAATAATTTTATTGTGATTGATACGGCAGGAAATGATACGTTTCTGTCGCGTCTTTCTCATGCTCATGCTCATACGCTCATCACACCTATGAATGATAGTTTTGTGGATTTGGATTTATTGGTGCGTATCGAGATCAATGACAAAGATCGCGCACGGGATTCGATGCGCCCCAGTACTTATGCTGAAGCAGTGTGGAATCAGAAGAAACAGCGGCTTTCTTCAAACCAGCCTGTTATGGATTGGATTGTTTTGCGTAATCGTCTGTCGCACATCCAAGCCCGGAATAAAATTGAAATGGCGCGGGTGCTTGAAGCGCTTGCTGGTCGCATTGGCTTTCGGGTAGCAGAGGGATTCACCGAGCGGGTCATTTTTCGTGAACTTTTTCTGTCAGGATTAACATTGTTGGACATGCATGATGCCAATAAGCCTTTGAGCGCCTCACACGTGGCGGCACGCCAAGAGTTACGAAACCTGATTAAAGCGCTGGATTTACCGGATTTATCCCAAGAAGTCCCTCTTGAGGGGCTAAAAGTGGCTGGGTGAAAACCTACCTGTACGCCCCACGTTAGAGCACTTTTTGTAAAGCGTTGAGAATCTCCTTAAGTCCTTGTAATTGCTGGGATGCGCTTTTCCACAAGCGGATAAAAACGAGTTTTTGATCAGGATGTAGCTTTACCGTTTTATTATTCTGGTGAATATAGGCAATCAAGCGGTCAGGATTTTCGATTCCGTTAGGGTAGAATGTAATAACAACACCTTTGTCTCCTACATTGACGCGTGCAATCGCCAGGGCCTTGCAGCGAATCTTTACGTGTAACACCTCAAAGAAGTTGATTGCTTCTTCAGGTAGTTTCCCAAAGCGATCGATCATTTCATAACGAAGATCATCCAGTGCATCTGGTGATGTACACTGCGCGCTTCTACGATATAAATCTAGGCGCGTTGAAAGATCTGACACATATGATTCTGGTAATAAGACCGGAAATCCAAGATTGATTTGTGGCGATTGGGAATACTCTCCTCGAGGTATGTGCGTCGCTTGAGGATTTTGTTTGAGTGCCGCCAGGGCTTCTTGAAGCATTTGTTGATACATTTCCATACCAACTTCCCGGACATGTCCTGACTGTTGTTCTCCCAAAATATTACCACAGCCACGAATATCAAGATCATAGCTTGCCAATTGAAACCCAGCTCCTAACTGATCAAGACTTTCCAAAACCTCTAGGCGGCGGCGCGCTTGTTGCGTCAGAATGGTGTGCTGTGGGTATGTTAAGTACGCATACCCACGTACATTTCCACGCCCCACACGCCCGCGTAATTGGTAAAGCTGTGCAAGACCAAACATATCGGCGCGATGGACAATAAGCGTGTTTGCTATCGGAATATCTAAACCAGATTCGATAATATTCGTCGCAATTAAAACATCAAATTTTTGATCGGCAAAGTCTGTCATCACTGTATCAAGATCATTGCGATGCATTTGGCCATGGGCAACAGCAAGTGTTAAATCAGGTGCAATTTTAACAATGCGCTCCTTCATATCATCCAAATCCTTTAGCCGTGGACATACAATAAAACTGAGGCCTTGTCTGGATTTTTCCCGCAAGAGGGCTTCTGTGAGAACAGGTGTTTTATCTTCTGAGACCTGCGTATAGACAGGTAAACGATCAATAGGAGGGCTTGCGATGATGCTGAGTTCGCGCACACCCGTTAAAGACATTTGCAACGTGCGGGGAATGGGTGTGGCTGTCAGTGTCAGCACATGTAAGTCTGTGGCTATTTTTTTCAGAGATTCTTTTTGTTTGACCCCAAAATGTTGTTCTTCGTCAACAATGAGAAGTCCCAAATTTTGAAATGTCACACTTTGGTGCAATAGGCCATGCGTGCCGATGACAATATTAACGTTTCCATCGCGAAGACCTTGCTTGATGGCGTTTACCTCAGAGGGTTTTGTAAAGCGAGATAGCTGTTTAATAACCAGGGGTAACCCTTCAAATCTGGCAACAAAACCTGCATAGTGTTGCCGTGCAAGAAGAGTGGTTGGAACAACCACGGCTACTTGAGCGCCATGTGCGGCAACTTGTGCTGCTGCGCGCATAGCTACTTCTGTTTTTCCAAAACCAACATCCCCGCAAATCAATCGATCCATTAACTTTCCCGAAGAGAGATCTTCCTCTACATCAGCGATGGCTTTTTCTTGATCAGGTGTGGGTGTATACGTGAACCGGGCCACTACCTCATTGTACAAACCTACTGTAGGAAAGGCGGGTGCCGGCGTTTCTTCACGAGACGCAGCAACATTAATCAGATCGCGGGCGATTGCCAACAAATCTTTCCGCACCCCTTCTTTGCGCTTTTGCCAGGTTTGATGGCCAAGTTTATCAAGAACAACTGAAGCATCTTGACTGCCATAACGGGAAAGCATGTCAATATTTTCAACAGGTACAAAGAGCTTATCTCCTTGTTGGTAAGTTAACACGACACAATCATGGGGAGCCCCCAAAATATCAAGCACCTCAAGGCCTAGAAACTGACCAATGCCGTGATCTTCGTGCACGATATAATCACCTGCTGCCAAAGCATTAGCCTCTGAAATGAATAAATCAACATCAGGAGATCGCTTGCGTACGTTTGTAGGGACAGGCAGCAGGTCTGTGTCAGGAACAATGACGTGACTCTCAAAAACACACCCATGAAGGTACGGTAAGGGTTGTAAATAAACGAGGGGTTTCGCAGGAACAGTGTTGTGTTGGGAGGGGAGAGTAAAAAAATCACGAACCCCACGCCCTTGTTTTGGGTGAATACCCAAAACCCCGAGGACGTCTATAAGGCGTTGTTTGTTTCCAGGAGAAGAAATACTCAGGTGTAGAATGCGTTTATCCTTGTGTACGTGGCCGACTAAGGTCTTGATGGTCTGTGTGCAATCGGAAGTTTTATCGCCGACATGATGGCGCACATCTCTGATGTAGCCTGCCTGTACCAAGGAGTGTGGCTCGCTAGGGTCAAATTTCCCTCCCTGTAGCAGGGAATCTAAGATTTGTATGTCGGGAATAGCCCTGAGCTCTTTTTGTAATAAAGAGGGGGCTATATAAATTTTTTCAGGGGGCAGAACGTATGCATCTGCTGCATTGAGACGTGCCTCATAATGTGAGGATACTTCTGCGTAAAAATCCTGGTTTTGTTTTGATAAATCTCCATCCATTACAATATGTGAGGGCCGTGCATGTGCAAATAAAGAATGCATTGTGCCGTGAGATATTTCGCCCAAAAAGGCAAGCTCTGGATGCGGTTTATGGGTACCGATGGCTTCGTAAAGGGAATGATTAGAACCCAAGTCTTTAAAGTATGCACAAAATCGTTGCTGTGCTTTTTCCTTTTGATCTCCTGTCAAAGAAGATCCCCCAGAAGGGATATCAGCCTGGGTAATCTCCTCCGTGCGCCGTTGTGTGTGGGGATCAAAAAGATAGATTTTTTCTACCTGTGTATCAAATAAGTCTATCCGTAAAGGCCAATCTCCATTTAATGGAAAAATATCGACAATTCCACCCCGTAGGGCATATTCGCCCTCCGCGCGTACTGTATCTACCCGCAAATACCCACCTTCTTCCAGAAATGAGAACCATTCATTCTGAGGGAAATCCTGGTTTTTGAAAACAGTGCGCACACGGTTTTTCCCCGAAGAAAGAGGAGGATATAGTTGCATAGCCCCACGTATCGATGTGATTACAATTTCGGGCTTGTCAGGTTGGGACAGGAATTCGAGGGCATAGTTTTGTGCAGCTAGAATACTTTTGCGTGGACCTTTGCGATCATAGGGCGGGCAATTCCAGGAAGGAATATAAATAATGCGGTGGTCTGAAACCGTTTGTGCTAAGGCATGCTGGAGCTCTTTTGCTTTTGCGTCACTTGAAACAATAGCCAGGATGCGTGCATGGTTTTTGCACTGCTCATATATATGCAAAGGCCAAAAGCCAAAGGGAATGCCTATACGTTTTTTGATCATAGCAAAGGGGATGTCATTTTGTTAGGGCTAGAGTGTTGAAAAGTGTTTTTGTAGATCATTGGCGCGATGTTTTTTTAAACAAGCATTTTGGCAATCACAGAGGTTTTTTGCTCCAGCGATGGCTAAAGCCATCATCTTGGTTAGGGTATCTTGTGCAAAAGGTTGTTCCTCGGCTGTCATTTGAATCTCAATGATTTCACCTGCGCTTGTCAAAACGAAGTTCGCATCGGCTTGGGCATTGCTATCTTCTTCATAGTCAAGATCAAGGACGCATGCGCCTTTTACTAACCCACAGGAAATCGCTGCAACTTGGTGGATGAGCGGAGTCTCGGCAAGAGTTTTCTTTGCCAAGAGCGTGCTAATAGCCAGAGAAAGTGCTACGTATGATCCTGTGATTGCGGCAGTGCGCGTTCCGCCATCTGCCTGGATTACGTCACAGTCAAGACGAATCTGTCGCTCACCTAATTTTTTCATATCGACAGCAGCCCGTAAGGCCCGTCCGATAAGGCGTTGTATTTCCTGGGTTCGTCCTGTTGGTTTTCCTTTTGCCGCCTCGCGATCAACGCGCTGCTGTGTGGCCCGAGGGAGCATGCCATATTCTGCGGTTACCCAACCTTCGCCCTTTCCTCGCAAGAAGGGGGGGACTTTCTCCTCAACGGTTGCTGTGCAAATGACATGCGTGTTCCCCATTTTAATAAGGCACGATCCCTCGGCATACGGATTAAACCCCGGAATAATCTCAACGGGGCGCATCTCATTAAATTTGCGGGAATTCTGTCTCATTGTTTAACTCCGTGTTGTTTTTGAAACCTAATTTTGCTATAACGTAGCTAAATCTTGCGGACTTGTGTATAAAAAGTTGATTTTTTCCTGCAAGAGGATCATTTAATTATAGTAGACACGCACATACAACACACATGACCCATCATTTAACACCGAGGGAGCGACAGATACTGTCCTATGTCATCGAGTCCTATTGGGACTCGGGTGTGCCAGTGGGGTCGCAAACCTTAGCACAGAGGAATGATATTTCGCTTTCTTCAGCAACACTCCGTAATGTGATGAGTGATCTTGAACAGCAGGGGTATTTATATGCGCCTCATAAATCAGCAGGGCGCCTTCCCACAGAAGAGGGTCTGCGGTTTTTTGTGCGTCATATCATGGAAATTCAAGATATGACAGGGGATGAAAAAGAAAGAATTACCCAGCAAATACGCACCGTTGACCGTGCCGGATCGCTTGATGAGAAACTCAAGCAGGTTTCTTCAACACTTTCGCACCTTAGTCAGTGTGCGGGTATTATCAGTGCTCCACAAGTGAATGAAACAGTCGATAACATTAAGTTTGTTCCCCTTTCTGATTTCCGCCTTTTGATGGTTTTAATGTTTCAAGATGGGCGCATTGAAAACAGAATTCTTGAGACGACAACAACCATTGATATGAATATCCTTCAGCAAGCAGAAAATTTTATTAATCACCAAACCCAGGGCCAAACACTTTCTGCTATTTTTTCTGGTATTCAAGAGCGCTTCCGCCAAGACCAGAGTTCGCTTGATGCCCTTACGCAAGATCTCATTGCCAAGGGTCTGGAAATTATTCATACGAAGAATAGACGCAAACAGTTGATTGTGCGTGGGGCTGCTAACCTTATAAACGATCGGACGATTGAAAAAGATTTGGGCCATATGCGCCAGCTTCTTATTTCTCTTGAAAATCATGAGAATCTGTCGATGCTAATGGAAGCTGCTGTACAAGCCCGCGGTATTCAGATTTTCATTGGGGCGGAGAATCCTCTTTTTGCCCACAGTGAAAGTGCCATGGTTATATCACCCTATACAAACTCTCAAGGGATTATCCTGGGAACGATTGGTGTGATAGGGCCTACGGCTTTAAATTACAGCAAAGTAATTCCGATGATCAACTATACCGCAAGGTTTTTATCTCAGGTTTTTAATTAACCACAAAAAGGGCCTGCGCGCCCCCACAAATAAAAGGAGTTTTTGATGAACGATACACACAAACAGGAACCGGCGGACCTCCAGACAGAGGATGCAACACTTTCTCACGGAGATGACATTGCTGAAAACACGGATGAGCAATCATCCGCGAGTGCTTGTCTTGACTCAGAAAAATCCTCCGAGGAGGAGGTAGAACAATTGCGCAATCAGCTTATGCGCGCCCTTGCCGAGGCTGAGAATGTCCGCAAACGTGCGCTAAAGGAAAAAGAGGATGCCCTGAAATTTGGGATGACTGGGTTCGCTCGAGAAATGTTAGCGGTTGCGGATAATCTTGAGCGTGCACTACAAAGTCTGAGTGATTCTCCAGCACCTGTGCGGGAAGGAGTTGAAATGACCCAAAAGCAACTGTTGTCTATTTTTGAAAAATTCAACATTAAGCCTGTTGACGCCCTGAATCAATCATTTGATGCTCATATTCACCAAGCGGTCATGGAAGTAGAAGATGCGACGAAAACACCAGGCACTGTTGCGATGGTTATGCAGACGGGATATACGATTCAGGAGAGACTTCTACGCCCGGCCATGGTGAGTGTTGTCAAACAAGCCTCAGTGAAAACAAATGACGATGCGGCTTTGGCATAACACCTAGAACAGGTTCTATTGTATTGAAGAAAATGACAGGTAATTGTTCATACGCAGGCGAATAGGAGGACTCTTTTTTTGCCGATGTGGTGATTGAGTCATATTCTTTTGTGTTTCCTTGGGTCCGTAGGATGAGAATGTTGCGTAGTAAATAATAGCTGTTGATACATAAAAAATCTTCTCTTGCTTTGTGTGGTCAAGAACAATGGCTGTGAATCTTTCATGGTATCCTTTTTCGATGAAGGACCGGACATTCTGCTTGTTTTTCTCTTTGGTGTTTATACGCAGGCGATGGCTTTTTTGAGAAGATCTATTTCTTTGCAGATTTTTTACAGCCATAGGAATAAAAATATTTTACAGAATATTCTGTGATCATCCGGAACACATACCATGCTTTTATTTTAGTAAGATTGTTTTTACTTTGATCTTGATGTTTGGGGCATTCTGCCTGATGATGCATACGGGTCATTCAGCGTATATTGATGAAAAAGAAACGTATCTTGCAAGTTGTTCCTGCTCTTGAAACGGGTGGCCTCGAACGGGTAACGATTCAAACTACCAAGCAACTCATAGCACTTGCCGGTCAAAACAACCGGTTTTTTGTGGCCAGTAGTGGGGGAAGGCTCGCAGGAGAACTCGGTCAGAATCATATTTGTATTCCTAATCTTCACCGTCGTACCCCTTGGCATATTATGAGAAACATATTTTCTCTTATGCGCGTTATCAAAAAACATAAAATTAGCTTGGTACATGCACGCTCGCGCGCACCGGCGTGGTCCTGCTATTTTGCCTGCAAGCTCTTACGTCTTCCTTTTATGACAAGCTTTCACGGCGTTTACAATCAAACCAATAGTCTCAAGGCCTTATATAACTCTATCATGGTGCGTGGGGTGTATGTGATTGCGATCTCTGAATTTGTCGCGAGGCATATTCGTAAGACATTTGCTCATCTGAATCCCCGCATTGCTTGTATTCCAGCAGGAATTGATGTGCATCACTTTGATCCTGAGCGTGTTTCCACTGCAGATATCGATGCTTTTTATGCCAATCATAATATCCAACGGTTTCGTAAAATTCTCTTTCTTCCTGGGCGTCTGACGGCACTGAAGGGGCATCATGTTCTTCTTGAGGCAGCCAAAAGCCTTAATCCTGATGTTTTTGCTGTAGTGATCGCCGGTGATCACCAGGGCCGCAAAGGGTATGCAGAGACACTTAAAAAGAAAGCATCAAAACTTACAATGCCTGTGATATTTGTGACAAAGCTTGATGATTTAGTTGTGGCCTATGCTGCTGCTGATATTGTTTTTTCATGCTCCACCGATCCAGAAGCTTTCGGGCGTATTACAACAGAAGCACTAGCCATGGGAAGGCCCTATATAGGAACTAATCATGGCGGATCCTTAGAGCAAACCCGTAATGGGCTGTATGGTGTTCTTGTTCCTCCTCACGATCCACAGGCCTTAGTACACGCTGTGAATGCATTTGAGCGCATGTCGCCCGATAAGCGTGCACAGTATTCCCGTAACGTTCGTAAGCACATTGTTGAAAATTATGCCGAAGAACGCATGGCACAGATGACCTTGCGGGTTTATGCAGATGTTCTCAGCTGAAAATAAAGATGAGTTTTAAGCCTTAAGAAAGGCGTCAGTGCACTCTGTGAGTAATATGTCCGGTGCACACTTTGCTTGAACTTCAAGGTAATTTAACATACTGAGGATTTTGAGCAGCTCAAGTGCTGTGTACGTCCGGCAGAGTCGTTCAAAACGGGGTTTGATTGTAAACAATACTGGGGGATTTAGAAGTGATATAGCGGCTTCAAGGGATTTCCCGGCTTGTATTTGTTCCTGCACACTCAGTAGTTGTTTGGTAATGTGAAGTGTTTGTCGAATGAAAGACATGGCTGTGGCAGTTGTAAGAAGGTGATCATTGAGGAGAGCGAAGCGGTTGGGGGATTTTTCAAAAAATCCCCAGACAAGATCCGATACATCAGTAGAAAGACTACCAATAAGGGTTGTGATTTCTGAGGGTCTCACCTCTTTGTTCCCATGCACAAAAAGACCAATTTTTTTCGCAAGATCCTCGAAATTACATTCTTCATTGGTATGGTTGGCGATGAAAAGAAGAATCTTCTCTGGAATGAACATGTGGTGGTGGCGAGCAAACACCGAAAGCAATAGGCGTCGCATATCAGGTGTTGAATCGTAGACACCCGCAGCATGAAAAATCGAAGAATCATTTGCATGTTTTACTAGTTTTGAGCGCGTATTGAGGGTATCTGAAGCACAAATAAGAGGAACCTCAGACGTTGGTGTTTGCGTGATTGCTTCGAGCAGTGTCGGTGTGTCCGTATCTTTTACGCCTCCTATCAAGGGCAGTGCCTTAGTAGTGTTTTCTGGAAAAAGTGTAGAGGCCCCTTCCATGTAGGTGCGCAGGAGTGATGGCGTTAGTGTATCCGGAAATGCTACAGAAAGACCACGTGCATCGGAAACCCCGTATGCAATGGCAGTAGCAAGTGCATTATTCAAGGTTCCATGAGGACCGTAGATAACCAAAAGACGCCCTGAGTAAGGTGACGTTAAAAACGAACAGAGTTTTTGGGCATTGATTTTCATTTAACCCCATCAGAAACGTTTGTAAGAGACCTCTCGTGGGAAAAATGCACACGAATTTGATGGGCAATATCCTCTGCCAGCGGTGCAAGAATTTTTTCTTTGGTATCGCGCTGGGCAATGTGCGTTGCGTATGCCGAGAATGTTGTGTGGCCACTTACAGAGTAAGCACCGTGCAAAAGAGCACTACCCTGACAGACAGTTACGCCGGCTTTGTGATCAAGAAGACGGAAGCTTGCTCGTCCTTCTATTTCCTTGCGTGAATCCGTATTTTTGGATGAAATTCCGATACCGCGTTCACTATCTTGAAAAATGACGAGCAGGTGATAGCGAGAATTTTTGTCCCTTTTCCCTTGGGTGAAATGCATCTCTAAATGTTGACGCAATAAAACACCCTGCTTTTCAGGAATGGGCCCCACATAAATATCAAGATGACCAAGGTCTCCCCCTTCCGTGAACGTAATATTATTGAGGGGGGTTACGCTGCATCCACTCATGAGGCAGAGTACACATATATATGTAAATCTATGCAGGAATAATAACAATGTTGATAATCCTTTTAGGTACAAAAATAATCTTTTTGATCGTATGATTTTGGATAAGGCGTTTGACATTATCCAACTGTAGGGCACGTTCTGTCACATCATGATCGGGAGTTTCGATAGCTACATCTAATGTTCCTCGTAGTTTTCCATTCACTTGCACACCATATGTAATGGTGTCTGGGATTACTAAGGAGGCATCGATGGAGGGCCATGGGGTATCGTGAAGTGCTCCATCGTATCCAAAAATCTGCCATAGTTCTGCCGTTATATGAGGAATCGCAGGATGAGAAGCCCCAAGAATGATGCGCCGCATTGCATTCAGTGTGTGTGCGCTGGCCTTACTTTGTAGCGCCTCATCCATCACTGTAATCATTTCACGTAGGCTTGCCACGTAAAGATTGAGGTGAATGGCAGCAATGCTATCCGTTGCTTTTTGAAGCAATTGATGCAAGCGCTTAAGGAATGCATCGGGTTGAGGGGACGCGAGCGAGGCAGCAATAGGATGCGTTTCCATAAGAACACGCCAAAACCGGTTAAGGAACTTCCATGTTCCCTGCAATCCCGTCTCTGACCACTCAAAGTCACGTTCAGGTGGACTATCTGAAATCGTAAAAAGCCGTGTGGTATCAACGCCGTAATCCTTCATGATTGCCTCAGGATCAACAACATTTTTCTTGGATTTACTCATTTTTTCTGATCGCCCGACAACCACAGGAGTGTTATCTGCTTTACAGATAACACTCCCTCCGGTTGTTGTAGAGACCTCCTCGGGTTTGAGCCAGGCACCGCTTGAATGGCGATAGCTTTCATGGCACACCATACCCTGGGTTAGAAGACCGCGGAAGGGCTCATCAATGGAGAAAAATCCACAATCACGCAAGGCCTTAGTGAAAAAACGTGCGTAGAGAAGATGTAAGATTGCATGCTCCACCCCCCCAATATATTGATCCACAGGCATGAGACGATTACAAGCATCCGTGTTGATGACATCCAAGGTGCGTGTGTCACAAAAGCGTGCAAAATACCACGAGGATTCAAAGAAAGTATCCAACGTGTCTGTTTCCCGTTGTGCAGGTTGTGCGCAGTTAGGGCAAGTGGTGTTTTTCCAGGTTGGGTGATTCTCTAAAGGATTCCCGGGTAAATTAAATGTCACATCGTCAGGGAGGATAACAGGTAACTGCTCTTCGGGAACAGGAATAATCCCACAGCTTTCACAGTGAATGAAGGGAATGGGGCATCCCCAATAACGTTGTCGTGAAACCCCCCAATCGCGCAAGCGATACGTAGTTTCAAAAAATCCAGTGTTTGTTTCTTTGAGCGCATCTATCACTTTTTCTTTGGCTTCTGCGCACGAAAGACCATTAAGAAAATCTGAATTTATGATTGTTCCCCCGCCTGTGTAGGCACAGTCAGGGTTATAAGGGGTCGCTGAACGTCCCTGTGCATCAGGATCAATGACGGGGCGAATGGGTAATGCATATTTACGGGCAAAGTCCATGTCACGTTGATCGTGGGCAGGACACCCAAAAATCGCCCCAGTTCCGTATCCCATTAATACGAAATTTGCCACGTATACTGGAATTTCTTGCGTGGGGTTGAGGGGATTAAAAACCCGTATGCCTGTATCCACGCCTTCTTTTTCTGCTTTATCAATGTTTTCTTGGGCTGTGCCAAGGCGTGCGCAGTGTGTAATAAATGTGGCAATTTGTGGATTGTTTTGGGCAAGCGTTAAAGAAAGAGGATGCGTAGGCGCAAGGGCTATAAAAGAAGCACCAAAAATTGTATCAGGCCGTGTTGTGAAAACATCAATGGATTTTTCTGGTGCACCACAGTGTTGAAAGGCAATGCGTGCACCGGTTGATTTCCCAATCCAGTTGCGCTGCATAGTGCGAACTTTTTCTGGCCAACCCGTCAGCGTCTCCAAATCAGCAAGTAATTCGTCGGCGTAGGCTGTAATGTTCACGAACCACTGGTTGAGTGTTTTTCGCTCAATGAGCGCACCGGACCGCCATCCCTTGCCATCAATGACTTGTTCATTAGCAAGGACTGTATTTTCCACAGGATCCCAATTAACGGTAGCCTCTTTACGGTAAATAAGACCCTTTTGATAGAGTCTCAGAAAAATTTTTTGCTCCAGACCATAATATCCTGGATGACAAGAGGCAATTTCTTTATCCCAGTCAAAAGAAAAACCTAAAGATTTGAACTGATCTCGCATAATCGCTATATTTTGATAGGTCCACACGCGCGGGTGTTCCCCATGCTCCATAGCAGCATTCTCAGCTGGAAGCCCAAAGGCATCCCATCCCATAGGATGTAGAACGTCATAACCATGAGCGCGTTTGAAACGAGCCAGCACATCTCCTAACATATAGTTACGGACGTGCCCCATGTGAAGCTTGCCTGAGGGATAGGGAAACATTTCCAGCACATAAAATTTCTCAGCATTGTTTCTATCTGTGGTTTTGTAGGTGTTTTCCTTTTCCCAGAGAGCCTGCCATTTTTTTTCAATAGCTCTAGGTGTATAAACCGTTCCAGCCATCACAATTATCCCCCAAGTGCTTGGATACGTAGTTTACGCGCATTGGTGAGAATCGTATCTTCCATGCTTCGGTTGGTGCTTTTATCAATAGGCACATCCGTCCACGATGAACCACTTTTAGGTTGCCGTGTTTGCCGGAATACACGCACCCGCAAGTTTGCGGGTGTAAGCTTTTTGCCCAAGATATGGATATCTACCTTCAGGCGTTCGTTTGAAGACTCAGGAGGTGTTTGCCATTCGGTAATAATCATGCCACCATTGGAATCTGCTGATCGCAGAGGAAAAGCCTGAACAGCATCTAACGATGCTTGCCATAAGTAACTGTTTATACCAAGATAGGCGTTCTCACCACCATTATACTCACGACTGCCCCCAATGGTAATGCCTTTTCCCAGAAAGTTTCCCGCTGCTGCTTCGCGAACGTCATCCGTTGTTTGGGGGGTTCCGCCTGTTTTATCCACGTTCCCGGCACATCCACTTAGAAGCCCCACTATAATGAGGCGTAATAAATTTTTCATAATGACTCCAGTATTTTTTCCTCTCAGGTATGACGTTTCCTTGTCTTTTCGTCAATCCTCAATGTGGCCCACACGAGCTGGTTTTATGCCTAGTGCCTGGGTGTATCTTTCCACAGATTTTTGGTCTCCCACACGTGTGTTTTTGTATTGAGCTCATGAATAAGGGGGGGACCATCGCTTGGATATAAATCCCCCTCTGCAGCCAGGAGAGGACGCGAATGGCGGAGTTCTCCGTTATAACCCACCCACGCACCAAAGTTTTTATAGTGGATGCTAAAACGATCACCGAATGCAAATGTTTTGATAACACCAATAAAATCATCAAGAGACTTTACACCAATATTATTAATGCGTCGGATGCAAATGAATTGAGGCGCCTTCTCCCACATAAGAGATTCGAACTTTTGGTGAAGCCCTCCACCTGGTTGGATGTTGGTCAAAAGAAGTGTGCGCGGCGCAATGCCCAGGCGTGCGCGCGTACCCTCATCGGCTTCGTAAAAAACTCCCCCCGCAAAGGAAAAAAGGCGTTTAATTTTGTTCTCTTCGACACTATAAAGACCAACAGTGAGTGTATGAATTTTTCCGTGGCGCACAAGAGTGAACGTAACAGCACCCTTTCCTTCCTGACAGGCATTTTCGATCATCCAAATATTGGATCCTGTTTCTTGCCCATTGACTTTTAAAATGATATCCCCGGGACGCAATACCTTGGCTGCGGGGGATTTATAGCGCGTTCCTTGCACAACAATCACTTTATTTTGAGACTCAGGATAGTTGCGCTCATATTCACGGGCGATATCCGTTGGAAAAGCATCATACTTGACGGCGCGATCAAGATAGTAATATGTAAACTCCGCACCTGTAGATTGACGAGTATACGTTCCTTTTTCTTGGATATGAGTCAAAACAGGCTTGATATATCCTGCTGATAAAGCAAGAGCGTGGCTATCGGCGGTTCCAGAGTGATTGAGGCCAATGACACGTCCTGAGGCGTCGCATACAGCAGAACCACTGCTTCCTCCACGCG from Alphaproteobacteria bacterium carries:
- the mfd gene encoding transcription-repair coupling factor, whose amino-acid sequence is MIKKRIGIPFGFWPLHIYEQCKNHARILAIVSSDAKAKELQHALAQTVSDHRIIYIPSWNCPPYDRKGPRKSILAAQNYALEFLSQPDKPEIVITSIRGAMQLYPPLSSGKNRVRTVFKNQDFPQNEWFSFLEEGGYLRVDTVRAEGEYALRGGIVDIFPLNGDWPLRIDLFDTQVEKIYLFDPHTQRRTEEITQADIPSGGSSLTGDQKEKAQQRFCAYFKDLGSNHSLYEAIGTHKPHPELAFLGEISHGTMHSLFAHARPSHIVMDGDLSKQNQDFYAEVSSHYEARLNAADAYVLPPEKIYIAPSLLQKELRAIPDIQILDSLLQGGKFDPSEPHSLVQAGYIRDVRHHVGDKTSDCTQTIKTLVGHVHKDKRILHLSISSPGNKQRLIDVLGVLGIHPKQGRGVRDFFTLPSQHNTVPAKPLVYLQPLPYLHGCVFESHVIVPDTDLLPVPTNVRKRSPDVDLFISEANALAAGDYIVHEDHGIGQFLGLEVLDILGAPHDCVVLTYQQGDKLFVPVENIDMLSRYGSQDASVVLDKLGHQTWQKRKEGVRKDLLAIARDLINVAASREETPAPAFPTVGLYNEVVARFTYTPTPDQEKAIADVEEDLSSGKLMDRLICGDVGFGKTEVAMRAAAQVAAHGAQVAVVVPTTLLARQHYAGFVARFEGLPLVIKQLSRFTKPSEVNAIKQGLRDGNVNIVIGTHGLLHQSVTFQNLGLLIVDEEQHFGVKQKESLKKIATDLHVLTLTATPIPRTLQMSLTGVRELSIIASPPIDRLPVYTQVSEDKTPVLTEALLREKSRQGLSFIVCPRLKDLDDMKERIVKIAPDLTLAVAHGQMHRNDLDTVMTDFADQKFDVLIATNIIESGLDIPIANTLIVHRADMFGLAQLYQLRGRVGRGNVRGYAYLTYPQHTILTQQARRRLEVLESLDQLGAGFQLASYDLDIRGCGNILGEQQSGHVREVGMEMYQQMLQEALAALKQNPQATHIPRGEYSQSPQINLGFPVLLPESYVSDLSTRLDLYRRSAQCTSPDALDDLRYEMIDRFGKLPEEAINFFEVLHVKIRCKALAIARVNVGDKGVVITFYPNGIENPDRLIAYIHQNNKTVKLHPDQKLVFIRLWKSASQQLQGLKEILNALQKVL
- the rph gene encoding ribonuclease PH, coding for MRQNSRKFNEMRPVEIIPGFNPYAEGSCLIKMGNTHVICTATVEEKVPPFLRGKGEGWVTAEYGMLPRATQQRVDREAAKGKPTGRTQEIQRLIGRALRAAVDMKKLGERQIRLDCDVIQADGGTRTAAITGSYVALSLAISTLLAKKTLAETPLIHQVAAISCGLVKGACVLDLDYEEDSNAQADANFVLTSAGEIIEIQMTAEEQPFAQDTLTKMMALAIAGAKNLCDCQNACLKKHRANDLQKHFSTL
- a CDS encoding ATPase; amino-acid sequence: MAPRKPHVIVLGNEKGGTGKSTISMHIIVQLLRQGHTVGSIDVDARQGTLTRYIDNRRNHALAHHPSLPMPEHVAIHRSDQTARADAESEESARFSETIKMLAGNNFIVIDTAGNDTFLSRLSHAHAHTLITPMNDSFVDLDLLVRIEINDKDRARDSMRPSTYAEAVWNQKKQRLSSNQPVMDWIVLRNRLSHIQARNKIEMARVLEALAGRIGFRVAEGFTERVIFRELFLSGLTLLDMHDANKPLSASHVAARQELRNLIKALDLPDLSQEVPLEGLKVAG
- the hrcA gene encoding heat-inducible transcription repressor HrcA encodes the protein MTHHLTPRERQILSYVIESYWDSGVPVGSQTLAQRNDISLSSATLRNVMSDLEQQGYLYAPHKSAGRLPTEEGLRFFVRHIMEIQDMTGDEKERITQQIRTVDRAGSLDEKLKQVSSTLSHLSQCAGIISAPQVNETVDNIKFVPLSDFRLLMVLMFQDGRIENRILETTTTIDMNILQQAENFINHQTQGQTLSAIFSGIQERFRQDQSSLDALTQDLIAKGLEIIHTKNRRKQLIVRGAANLINDRTIEKDLGHMRQLLISLENHENLSMLMEAAVQARGIQIFIGAENPLFAHSESAMVISPYTNSQGIILGTIGVIGPTALNYSKVIPMINYTARFLSQVFN